In a single window of the Rhodamnia argentea isolate NSW1041297 chromosome 2, ASM2092103v1, whole genome shotgun sequence genome:
- the LOC115757534 gene encoding deSI-like protein At4g17486 isoform X1 yields the protein MEELSKNFVFSPKIRMKLGSKKAWKSVVPRRLRGKSAARFCFLPKAKSVDYGPGCAPVYLNVYDLTPMNGYVYWAGLGIFHSGVEVHGVEYAFGAHDYPSSGVFEVEPRQCPGFKFRKSIFIGTTSLDPTQVREFMENHAASYNGDSYHLIFKNCNHFCKDVCYKLTGKLIPKWVNRLAKIGSACNCLLPETLKIAAVRHEPNCQPCESEKRRLTNNFSCLSSISMRQKQLSTSSLFLRSPLRGCLPPWELKRSNNGSLKER from the exons ATGGAAGAACTCAGTAAAa attttgttttttcaccCAAGATAAGAATGAAACTGGGATCCAAGAAAGCATGGAAATCGGTGGTTCCCCGTCGTTTGAGAGGCAAATCAGCAGCCCGGTTCTGCTTCCTTCCCAAGGCAAAGTCAGTTGACTATGGTCCAGGCTGTGCACCAGTTTATCTCAATGTGTATGATCTGACCCCAATGAATGGATATGTTTACTGGGCTGGACTTGGCATCTTTCATTCTGGTGTAGAGG TTCATGGTGTAGAATATGCATTTGGAGCCCATGACTATCCAAGCAGTGGTGTTTTTGAGGTCGAACCTCGGCAGTGCCCTGGCTTCAAGTTTAGAAAATCGATATTCATTGGGACCACCTCCTTAGACCCTACTCAGGTTAGGGAGTTCATGGAAAACCATGCCGCAAGCTACAATGGTGATTCATATCACTTGATTTTTAAGAATTGCAACCACTTCTGCAAGGATGTTTGTTACAAGCTGACGGGGAAACTGATTCCAAAATGGGTCAATCGGCTTGCGAAAATAG GTTCTGCCTGCAACTGCTTACTTCCCGAAACCCTTAAGATCGCTGCGGTACGTCATGAACCTAACTGCCAACCATGCGAAAGTGAGAAGCGGAGGTTAACAAACAACTTCAGTTGCCTGTCTTCGATATCAATGAGGCAGAAGCAGTTATCCACATCCTCGTTATTCCTCCGTTCTCCCTTGAGAGGCTGTCTACCGCCTTGGGAACTCAAAAGGTCTAACAATGGCTCCCTGAAGGAAAGGTGA
- the LOC115757534 gene encoding deSI-like protein At4g17486 isoform X2 — protein sequence MKLGSKKAWKSVVPRRLRGKSAARFCFLPKAKSVDYGPGCAPVYLNVYDLTPMNGYVYWAGLGIFHSGVEVHGVEYAFGAHDYPSSGVFEVEPRQCPGFKFRKSIFIGTTSLDPTQVREFMENHAASYNGDSYHLIFKNCNHFCKDVCYKLTGKLIPKWVNRLAKIGSACNCLLPETLKIAAVRHEPNCQPCESEKRRLTNNFSCLSSISMRQKQLSTSSLFLRSPLRGCLPPWELKRSNNGSLKER from the exons ATGAAACTGGGATCCAAGAAAGCATGGAAATCGGTGGTTCCCCGTCGTTTGAGAGGCAAATCAGCAGCCCGGTTCTGCTTCCTTCCCAAGGCAAAGTCAGTTGACTATGGTCCAGGCTGTGCACCAGTTTATCTCAATGTGTATGATCTGACCCCAATGAATGGATATGTTTACTGGGCTGGACTTGGCATCTTTCATTCTGGTGTAGAGG TTCATGGTGTAGAATATGCATTTGGAGCCCATGACTATCCAAGCAGTGGTGTTTTTGAGGTCGAACCTCGGCAGTGCCCTGGCTTCAAGTTTAGAAAATCGATATTCATTGGGACCACCTCCTTAGACCCTACTCAGGTTAGGGAGTTCATGGAAAACCATGCCGCAAGCTACAATGGTGATTCATATCACTTGATTTTTAAGAATTGCAACCACTTCTGCAAGGATGTTTGTTACAAGCTGACGGGGAAACTGATTCCAAAATGGGTCAATCGGCTTGCGAAAATAG GTTCTGCCTGCAACTGCTTACTTCCCGAAACCCTTAAGATCGCTGCGGTACGTCATGAACCTAACTGCCAACCATGCGAAAGTGAGAAGCGGAGGTTAACAAACAACTTCAGTTGCCTGTCTTCGATATCAATGAGGCAGAAGCAGTTATCCACATCCTCGTTATTCCTCCGTTCTCCCTTGAGAGGCTGTCTACCGCCTTGGGAACTCAAAAGGTCTAACAATGGCTCCCTGAAGGAAAGGTGA